The DNA segment tcctgcggtgccttgaaaggttttcaccagcaaacctctttcattcgttcatctatcaactcactttcgccttacgttgcccgtgagggttttcaccaataagactctctcattttggtttcttttcCCTATTCGAACCAGAGTGCTGCCCCTGATGTGAATCACcgctacctgcttgacttggaaTTTCCCGAagactgatcaaaaggtctttctttggaccgtaatgtggcttttggatgggtttaGAAAGTAATAgtataaaaagctcaaaacaatttgattgggttcaaatttacaaccttcggaatcagatttcttataacaaccacaacttctgcctcagtttcttgctttgggacttttggatttttattttgatgggaccgaaccgtgaggcggcctacgtatccttaaaaggaatcaggtcgaacgtagttcatgacataggaattacctTGTTGTTGtgactttctctttttctttctcttcttttcttcttttcttcttcttttgttgttttcttctctttttttctttttcttttctttttcctttcattcttttctttttctttccattcttttctttctcttttctttttcctttctcttttctctccttcctttacttatctttacgCTTGTGTTTCCAATATTTACTATCAATTTCGaaggaggggtatgaaagaaaataaatgaggcttgAAGGGGTAACGAGGGATAAAATATTTAGATGAcataacaaaatgccttcgtcatttcaatattcgagacatgccaaatacaaacaagtacaatcaaagacagaaatcatacatagtatctcttgactacatcagaattgatagtcatttctacacattggtcttctacatctgtcaaatacaatgcaccattggacaacactctagtcacaacgaacggcccctgccaatttggggcgaattttccttttgcttcaacttgatgaggaagaatatgtttcaatactaactgccccacttcaaacttccgtggacgcaccttcttgttgtatgctcttgccattctctgttgatacaactggccatgacatactgctgccagtctcttctcattgatcaaactcaattgttctaaGCGGATTttgacccactcctcatcatcgatctcagccttcgcgacaattcgaagggatggaatttccacttttgcgggtatcactacttcagtgccatacaccaacgaataaggagttgcccctactgaagtatggACAGTAGTACGATAACCTAGCAATGCAaacggcaacttttcatgccactgcctagaaccttccaccattttttgaagtatcttctttatatttttgttggccgcttcaactgctccgtttgccttagggcggtatggggtagaattgtgatgtgtaatcttgaactactgacatacctctttcatcatatgactattgagattagccccattatctgtaatgatcacTTTCGGTATCctaaaccggcaaatgatatttgaatgcacaaaatcaaccaccgtttTCTTGGTTacggacttgaatgttttagcctctactcacttggtgaaataatcgatggccaccagaataaacctgtgcccgttggacgcTACTGGCTCGAtcgtccaatgacatccattccccaagcaacaaaaggtcatggtgcagacattgtatgtaattcagatggtggagaatgaattaaatctccatgcacttggtaCTGacgacatttacgcacgaaactgatacaatctcgctccatagtgagccaataataacctgcacggagaatcttctttaccagcacatacccactcatgtgcggtccacagactccagaatgtacttcagtcATGATAGTCGCGGCCTGTTtggcatctacacatcttaataaccccagatctggagttcttttgtacaaaactcctccactgaagaaaaatccagttgccaagcgacgaattgttctcttttgatcacctatgGCTTGTACCAGATATACTCCCCttcggatgtattccttgatgtcgtgaaaccaaggctccccatcgagctcttcctccaccatgttataataagcatgttgatcacggacctgaatatgcaacgggtctacataagccttatctggatgatctaacattgacgccagagtagacaaagcatcggcgacctcattgtgAATCCTCAGAATATGCCTGAACActattgattgaaaccgttgacaaagatcatgcaaacattgctagtatggtatgagttttaaatatcgtgtttcccattctccctgaatctgatgtatcagaaggtccgagtcacccaagaccaagacttcctagacacccatatccacagccatcctcaaacccaagatgcatgcctcgtattccgccatgttgttagtacagtagaactgAAGTTGAGCCATAgcagggtaatgatgccctgtttcagagacaagtaccgctcctattccaatgtctctcatgttagcagccccatcgaagaaaagtttccatcctggcctttcaatctgttccaactcattaatgtgcattacctcttcatcagggaagtaagtcttcaagggttcgtattcttcatccacaggattctcagccaaatggtcggccaatgcttgtgctttcattgcggtcctagtcacatagataatgtcaaattctgtgagcaagatctgccactttgcgagccttcccgtgggcatgggcttctggaagatatactttaacagatccaagcgagagatgaggtaagtagtataagagcacaaataatgtttcaacttctaggctacccaagttagggcgcagcacgtcctctcaagctgagtgtacttaacctcgtaagatgtaaacttcttgctaagataatatatggcctgctccttcctaccagtgatgtcatgctgtcccaacacacatccaaatgaattgtccaagactgttaaatacagaatcaaaggtctccctggttctggagggaccaacacatgtgggtttgacaagtacccctttatcctatcaaatgcttcctgacattcatctgtccacttaactggagcatctttctttaacagtttgaagatgggctcacaagttgtcgtgagctgagcaataaacctgctgatgtaattcaatcttcccaatagactcatcacctcagttttgttcttTAGGGGCGGcaactcctggatagctttgatctttgacgggtctaatttaatacctcgtcggctgactatgaatcccaacaactttccaaacGGAACACCGAacacgcattttgcaggattgagcttgagactgtacctgcgaagcctttggaagaactttctcagatctctgacatggtcagactgctttctagactttacaatcacatcatccacataaacctcgatctccctgtgtatcatgtcgtggaatatggtcgtcattaccctcatgtaggttgccccgacatttttcaaaccaaatggcatgacccgatagcagtacgttccccatggcgtgatgaatgttgtcttttctgtgtcttcttcatccattaagatctggtggtagcctgcataacaatccacaaaagaaccaatctcatgtttagCACAATTAttgatcaatatatggatgttcggcagtgggaagttatccttgggacttgccttgttgaggtctcgataatcaacacacaccctggtcttgccatccttcttcagtACAGGCACtatattggctaaccaagtgggatatcgagtgacccgaataaccttggcctcaaactgtttggtgacctcttccttaatctttacactcatatcagttttaaatttcctcagcttctgcttgacaggagggaatgccaaatcggtgggcaatttgtgaaccaccaaaccgGTGCTTAGActtggcatgtcgtcataggaccatgcaaaaatatctttatactcgaatagtgttttaattatctcctctctgagtcgtggttcaagatggacacttattttagtttcctggACATTATcgtggtcccctaaattgattgcttttgtatcactcaggttaggcttgggtttttctttaaaatggcttaattctttactaatctcttcaaaggcttcgtcctcgtcatattccgattcaacatcacactctatttcttgaattactattttaggattagattggcttttaagactgggccgtagattccgcatgcatgtcatatcattgaagccagcataaaaagaactgtacagggaaaaaaggaaaacaaaaataaatctatcacgaagagaagaaaagagaaattgcattttattgaaattaaagataacagggtttatacatccaaacggacggaacacagaatctgaattacaaccctggaataatccagataaattgaaagaaaatcaaagtaaactaccaaaactccctcctggtggggagaggagtagcttcccaattgttaatctttgcaccggACCCAaaaaattgcacatccgccttgctagaaccctctccagcttccaaaacgttcacatcggcgaatatcctctcgaacctttccatcaaatctTCATCCACATCAACTACCGAAATGGGAACCGACATCACTGGGcactttctggtaccaggcctgacaaatgaccGGGAAAaacgcgggactggctttggaagggcccatgccctctatttcatttttctggctcttctcacgtctgcgactgtaggcttgaaccccagaccaaacgtatccaagtttttaggaagagaaatcggttgtacgataccttgcagagatgtgcccaaacctttgcccggtacaaaaccatttttcaacatttcaacggctaccatgactgatgcagcagctacccttggagtcgacacgcacttcccttcaggaactttctctaccactaccgtgtcaaaaacctgataaacccacggccccttgtcatcttcaaactctatgaatggaacaatgacatcactaggaacacacaaattgtcttcgccatgcacaacaatttcctatctatcccattcaaacttaaccatttgatacagagtggacgggactgctttggcagcatgaatccagggtcgacctaacaacagattgtaagaaatagccacatcgagcacctggaattccatagtaaattcaactggccctattgtaagctcgagcactatgtccccgactgaatctttccctccaccatcgaatcctcgaacgcagatactgttcttatgaattctttcatcatccaccttcaacttgttcagagtggaaagagggcaaatatttgcactggaaccattgtccaCAAGTACCCgtgtaaccacggaatcttcacatttcaccgtcagatatagggctctattgtgctcggtaccctccataggcaactcatcatcagaaaaagtgactctgttcacctcaaatatcttgctagctatcttttccaagtgatttactgagattttgtcaggaacgtaggcttcgttcaagattttcatcaaagcccgacggtgttcgtctgaatggatcaataatgacaagagtgagatctgagctggtgtcttccttaactgctccacaatggaatagtcttgtactttcatctttcttagaaattcttctgcttcttcctcggtcaccgctttcttcatgaacactggattatcttttgaggtcttagttTTTcacaactcttcgggggcaaagcatctcctcgatcgagtcaaaccatgagtctcacatactttttctttaacctctttccccttgtaagtcactatcactcgttcataattccatgggactaccttgatgttgactatcggtaattgagttaccggtttgataatgacaggatctgtgggggcgcccttcacaattaccataggcttgttcgtcactcctggcacaaccacttttgctctttcatgttttcctacaacgtcacttgaggaccccttcttgacctccatagatggttcattatttgctccgttcaacttgatcacagacttctcatttgttgacttttcaaacggctTGGCTTCACTATCCTAAATCATCATGATGGTTTAGGACGGCTTCTTAGGGTCCccttccttatgcactatctcaatcatattagtctcatgatgggccggcaacgggttctggttgatattgggtgcctctggggcttggacctcaatccgattagtatcaatgagctcttgaataactattttcaacttccagcatttctctgtgtcatgactcggggtccctgaacaatactcacaacttaccgagcggtcaagatttctgggagagggattcggcaatttagccttgatcggattcaacatacccaactgtctccgTCGGttgaatagactagcatatgattctcccaatggagtgaaagtcttctatttctgcaacctctcattcttaaaggcttgatttggctgaaaacctgttccagggggatttttGGAGGCTCTTGGGTgtggatgggcattttgtggagctaggtatggacttgatggagccggcgcatgccattgtgcatgagcgggagattgggtataggtttgtgcgtgatggacggaaaaataaGGATcgggtggtgggtagtagtgttgtggtagaCTATATgtagtgtgggggtaagttttgtggtagggtcgaggcgggttgtagtaacgtggaaggtTCCTAGAACCGACCCAAGCTCCCGATTCAATTGTAgcgacatcctctttcttctttttcccgagtacacccccagtaccgttttgaatggactgggtggtcgctttgattgctgaataactcatgatcttgttggacttgagtccctcctcaaccatgcctcccatttttacaacttcattaaaggacttacctactgctgacaccaagtgaccaaaataagtgggttccaaagcctgcaagaaataatcaaccatctcactttcctttaTCGGAGGGTcgaccctcgctgcttgctctctccaacggaatccatattctctgaagctctcaccgggtttcttctcaatctttgtcaatgacagatggtctgggatgatttcgagattgtactgaaaatggcaggcaaaggcttgggccaaatcgtcccatgtgtaccacctgctgtgatcttgtctggtataccattctaatgccgagccactcaaactttggctgaaatatgccatcggcaattcatctcttccacctgctcctctcatcttgctgcaaaatcctcttaagtgtgctactgggtcaccatgcccgtcgtacatatcaaacttgggcattttgaaccctgctagcaactgaacatctgggaacagacataaatccttataggccacacttatttgacctcccaaccccctcatatctctgaacgattgttctaagcttttgacctttctaatcatctcttcatgctcgggatttttgggtggcttctcggtctctgccgggagctcaagatgaggggtgtaagaatatggttctggaacttttaAGTTGGGTTCaaggggatagtattggttgtcgtgagtttggaacagaggttcactagaagatcggtgtaatgtagcaggtggaggtgccacaaaaacgggtgtaattggtggggggtatgggacttgtttgggtggtggagcttgagaagtatgggaagtggcgccatagcattgttggtagagggggaaggctggagatgagttcatagtgggaggctctggaggttgggctgatggcgggatataagcagggttggcgggataaaccggtggtggatgcccctttgcccaggcttggtacatttcagccatttgctgctttaacttatacatctcctccttcattgcattaacatccagttcatccacctcttttgacgggtcaacaatacttgtctccggttcttggttggccatattcagcctatCTTTTGATCaagtgttgtatgagtgagttgccagaatgccaatcaactaaccacctgcctgaactcaatacatcaatcaacaaccttgttagcaattaggctttaacagtttggtaaccgcacattgggcatgaatgcacccaaacagttaaccgtctctattatgtatttgatcggttgcatgcgtcatctcggctttttcttactttcaattgcaaacttccccctttttctttctttttcttttccttcctttcactcttgcctctattctttcttgatttcttattttctctcttttctctcttgtttttccgctctttttcttttctttactctcttgtttttcctcttattttctttctctctttatcatttggttacggtcgaatcctatgaggatttcctacgtatcatggcccagcatgaatcagaccaagcatagttcttggagataaaaataataaaatatttttggaattttcaaatttttcataataAAACCCGTAAATAGACTTAAACAAAAACTAACAAACTCTAatgaaagatgaaatacagacacGAAAAgcaaacaacccacatactctaataaaagaaatacagactccaagacaaactggcagactttaacagaaagaaaatacagactcaagaaatcacgaatacatcaatgcctcaattgCCCTCGGGACTCGCAGGACAtcattcggccttgccgcgggccaactcgctaaatccccttggaggtggtagagatctttcattacccggcgaacaaaaatcatcacagtagcgaagaacatagatctagtcatatcctcacagctactacacttcatcgcgatgtagttggcgatccttttgactcgctctcttatgacgcacttctcttgcaacaaacgcccaatctgttcggttctggcttccaaagtttgttcggctacctggttctgctattggagttgttgcaagtctctttctagccgtgccattaaggcgtaacaatgttctctttcagccttaaaatttttggcttgtttagccatttcaccctcgaggttgccaattaCCTTTTCCCAAACTGTGacccctttttcatatctttctttcatctgttgaatgAAAGTTGCACGCCTTTCGGCACTTTTAGCCAACCTTGCCTatgcttttgctagttcagactcagctttctacaggtcatcttcatagtcacgtaccttttgagtaaggttataaataagcctttcatctttcctgcttcggcctgtgttctcggcttcaattttcaattgtcgaacctgagctctgagggcctcattttctcgcaccaatcttttcctctcaccttcggcctcttgtgcctgcaaatcattgttgaaggtgacatttctcaactcttctcgtaGATCATGGACggtggccttatattccttttccttctccccccaGTCTAACCTCTCCTAAATTTTATCATCAAAgtcttgaacatgaggccttttggcgggcctctcgggctctggctcgttatttacataagacattttctcaaaccaagcagcataattttggatctacttcccccttggcgatgtctggtacctgggtgccattttttagatactGGCAGCTATTCCAATCCTACTGAACTACAGCCTTgggcaatgcagcttctggatgtaactctatgacctaggtgcttagatcttcatcttcaggcacaatctgataccttcccaattgcctcaagatCCTCtacggtgcatatggctgaatactccttacgcccattaacctcaggtagcctttggtagaagtcatatagatggcttctgtcctcgagagccatcctatagtccactcgacctgacctgcGTTAAGCACTTTCAAGTGAGAGAAccatgcttcaaa comes from the Nicotiana sylvestris chromosome 4, ASM39365v2, whole genome shotgun sequence genome and includes:
- the LOC138890423 gene encoding uncharacterized protein codes for the protein MVEEELDGEPWFHDIKEYIRRGVYLVQAIGDQKRTIRRLATGFFFSGGVLYKRTPDLGLLRCVDAKQAATIMTEVHSGVCGPHMSGYVLVKKILRAGYYWLTMERDCISFVRKCRQYQVHGDLIHSPPSELHTMSAP